Below is a genomic region from Escherichia ruysiae.
GTGCAGATGCAGCAAAGCCGGGAATAATAGCCTCAAGCGTGTGGGCATAAAGACGCCCGCCAGTCATATTTTTGCATCCGGCGCTATCGCCACGTTCTATTACCAGGACATCCAGCCCGGCTCGCGCCATCACCAGTGCGGCGACGCTACCGGCAACGCCCGCACCGACCACAATGGCATCAAATTTGTCATCCGACATGCGTTATGCTCCCTTCCCGCTGCGTTTACAGCGGGAGATGTGGTTGAAAGGGGAATTAGCGGCTCAACTGGCTAATCAGGGCGGGGACGACTTTGTAGATATCGCCCACCAGACCGTAGTCGGCATAGTTGAAGATTGGCGCGTTTTTATCTTTATTGATGGCGACAATCACTTTTGCGCCGTTGCCGCCGACCATATGCTGGATCTGCCCGGAGATCCCCAGCGTCAGGTAGAGTTCGGATTTCAGCAACACCCCGGAGACACCGATATAACGTTCACGTTCCATCCAGTTCTCGCCTTCGGCAATCGGGCGTGAGCAGCCGACTTCAGCATTCAGTGCCGCCGCCAGTTCGTGAACCATTTTCAGGTCATCCTGCGCTGCCAGACCGCGACCGACGCCGACCACGCGTTTTGCTTTACTCAGATCCACACTGCTTGCCGCTTTCGCACGGCGTTCGCGACAGAGAATTTCATGACGCGGGGCAACGTAAGGCACCGTTTCAATCGGGCATTGATGAGAAGCATTGCTCGTGCACGGTTCCTGAACACCGGGCGCAAGGGTAATTATCGCCAGCGGGCTGGTGATCTTTTCCTGAGCGAACGCTAGCCCGCCATACATACGGTGTTCGGCGCAAATGTGACCATCGACAATATCCACCGCCGTAGCATCGTTCACCAGCGCCGCATTCAGTTGCACACTTAACCGTGCTGCCAGAGCTTTACCGCGTTTCGTCGCGGCCATCAGCAACATAGCGGGGTGATTATCTTTAAGCAGGGCAGCAATGCTTTCAGCGTAATTTTCAGTGCGTTGCAGCGCAGCGTTTTGCTCAAGAACATAAATACATTTTGGGCCATAAGGCATAACCGCCTGCGCCTGGTCGGCATTTTGCACAATGGTATACACCTGTTGCCCCCATTGCTGCGCACCGCCAAACAGTTCAGCATAACGATCAGGGTTATCGCTAAAGACCCAGACGCTGTTTAATTGACTCATCGTTTCTTCTCCGTTGGCTTTAGTTCAGGGCTTTCTTCAGGTGTTCCGCCAGCTCGGCAATCGCTTCCGGCGAATCGTTATCGAGAATGATGTGTTTACGTTCTGTTTGCGGCGGTACGCGAATGCCGGTCAGTTCAGCAAGTGGCGTGGTCTGGCTCCAGCCGATGTCACTCGCCTGCCACTGGTTCACCGGTTTTTTGCCTGCACCGAGAATGGCTTTCATGGAGGGGATACGTGGAACGTTGATATCAGACGTGACGCAAAGTACGGCGGGAAGCGAGAGTTCAATAACTTCAACTTCCTCTTCGAGTGTGCGTTCAACCACCAATGTATCGCCCTGACGCGCAATGGCACTCACTGCATTAATCACCGGAAGTTGCAAGATTTCCCCTACCAGCAGACCAACCTGCTGGGCATAGAGATCGCCGGAACCTTCGCCAAAGATCAGTAAATCAAAGCCGATTTTTTCTGCTGCGGTTGCCAGCGCCTTTGCGGTATCGACGGGCAGCGCGTGTTCAAGTTGGGCATCCTGCACCATATACAGGCTGTGTGGCCCGCGTGATAACACGTCTTTGCGCACCTTCGAGTTCTGCAATAACGAACCGCCAACGGTCAGCGCGGCTATCTCATCGTCATCTGTTGCAAGCTGGCTTGCAGCTTCAAGGGCATTGAGATCGAACTGGCTGATTTTGGCGTCGGCATTGTCGAAATTAAGGGTGTATTCGGGAGTGACAACAATGTCCTGTTCTTCAGGCACCAGCTTAAAGCAGGTTATTATTTTCATGATTTCTCCTGTGGGTCGCATACGGAACCATCTCCGATGGAAGGTAAAAATGGCCTGAAAATAGTGTGCGATAGCGGTGCGGGGTTTTCGACGGAGCAAGCTGTTTTCCTTGCCAACAATCTTGCAAAAAAAATGCGATCGCTAAAACAAAAGTGCAGTTAGCAGCAATATTGTTATGCCGTGACCGTACAATCTTGCATTAGGTTTAAATAATCTTGTTTAGCTCTCGCTAAACGCGGTTGTATAACCGCAATACACACCGTATTTTATTCGGCATATATTGCTTTTGCTTGCTCATGGAATAGGGAGGTTGTCATGTATCAACGCTGTTTTGATAATGCCAGCGAAACGCTGTTTGTCTCTGGAAAAACGCCACGGCTTTCACGTTTTGCATTTAGCGATGATCCTAAATGGGAGTCTGGACATCACGTTCATGACAATGAAACTGAGCTGATTTATGTCAAGAAAGGGGTGGCAAGGTTTACCATTGACTCCTCGTTATATGTAGCCCATGCCGATGACATTGTGGTGATAGAACGCGGCAGACTTCATGCGGTGACTTCTGATGTCAACGATCCAGCAACGACCTGTACCTGTGCGCTGTACGGTTTTCAGTTTCAGGGGGCAGAGGAAAACCAGCTTCTGCAACCACATTCATGTCCGGTAATTGCCGCAGGGCAGGGGAAAGAGGTCATTAAAACCTTATTTAATGAGCTAAGCGTGATTTTGCCGCAAAGTAAAAATAGTCAGATATCTTCGTTATGGGACGCATTTGCCTATACATTAGCAATTCTTTACTACGAAAACTTTAAAAATGCGTATCGTTCGGAGCAGGGGTATATTAAAAAAGATGTTCTGATAAAAGATATTCTCTTTTACCTGAATAATAACTATCGCGAAAAAATCACCCTGGAACAGTTATCGAAAAAGTTTCGTGCCAGCGTCAGCTATATTTGTCATGAGTTTACTAAAGAATATCGAATCTCCCCTATTAATTATGTTATTCAACGGCGTATGACGGAAGCGAAATGGTCGTTGACCAATACCGA
It encodes:
- a CDS encoding electron transfer flavoprotein subunit alpha; translated protein: MSQLNSVWVFSDNPDRYAELFGGAQQWGQQVYTIVQNADQAQAVMPYGPKCIYVLEQNAALQRTENYAESIAALLKDNHPAMLLMAATKRGKALAARLSVQLNAALVNDATAVDIVDGHICAEHRMYGGLAFAQEKITSPLAIITLAPGVQEPCTSNASHQCPIETVPYVAPRHEILCRERRAKAASSVDLSKAKRVVGVGRGLAAQDDLKMVHELAAALNAEVGCSRPIAEGENWMERERYIGVSGVLLKSELYLTLGISGQIQHMVGGNGAKVIVAINKDKNAPIFNYADYGLVGDIYKVVPALISQLSR
- a CDS encoding electron transfer flavoprotein, with amino-acid sequence MKIITCFKLVPEEQDIVVTPEYTLNFDNADAKISQFDLNALEAASQLATDDDEIAALTVGGSLLQNSKVRKDVLSRGPHSLYMVQDAQLEHALPVDTAKALATAAEKIGFDLLIFGEGSGDLYAQQVGLLVGEILQLPVINAVSAIARQGDTLVVERTLEEEVEVIELSLPAVLCVTSDINVPRIPSMKAILGAGKKPVNQWQASDIGWSQTTPLAELTGIRVPPQTERKHIILDNDSPEAIAELAEHLKKALN
- a CDS encoding AraC family transcriptional regulator, whose translation is MYQRCFDNASETLFVSGKTPRLSRFAFSDDPKWESGHHVHDNETELIYVKKGVARFTIDSSLYVAHADDIVVIERGRLHAVTSDVNDPATTCTCALYGFQFQGAEENQLLQPHSCPVIAAGQGKEVIKTLFNELSVILPQSKNSQISSLWDAFAYTLAILYYENFKNAYRSEQGYIKKDVLIKDILFYLNNNYREKITLEQLSKKFRASVSYICHEFTKEYRISPINYVIQRRMTEAKWSLTNTELSQAEISWRVGYENVDHFAKLFLRHVGCSPSDYRRQFKNCFAEQEILSEFPQPVSLAG